Proteins encoded together in one Salvelinus fontinalis isolate EN_2023a chromosome 6, ASM2944872v1, whole genome shotgun sequence window:
- the LOC129858584 gene encoding vitelline membrane outer layer protein 1 homolog yields the protein MRLTSVNMTTPLFTALSFLAVLALGSCLPTLPEEQPYVEHAGIQYSARPYTSLLTVHNGEQFGNWTWPEMCPDKFFAVGFMLRVESEQYGLDDTALNGIRLICAKDEDRSFLYTIESHTGFFGDWSDPQYCLRGVLTSFQLRVEPHQGMFGDDTAANNIRFRCSSNPTLTGAGLDYGEYSLWSQDCGDGGICGIETKMEEYQYGLDDSSLNDVRFHCCAKLQQVRRWL from the exons ATGAGACTGACTTCTGTCAACATGACTACCCCTCTGTTCACCGCTCTGTCCTTCCTGGCTGTGTTGGCCCTTGGGTCATGTCTACCTACCTTGCCTGAGGAGCAGCCCTATGTGGAGCATGCTGGTATTCAATACAGCGCTAGGCCTTACACCTCCCTCCTCACCGTGCACAATGGAGAGCAGTTTGGGAACTGGACCTGGCCCGAGATGTGTCCCGACAAGTTCTTTGCCGTTGGGTTCATGCTCCGG GTGGAGTCCGAACAGTACGGTCTGGACGACACTGCTCTGAATGGCATTCGCTTGATCTGCGCTAAGGACGAAGATAGGAGCTTCTTGTACACCATTGAGTCTCACACTGGATT CTTTGGTGACTGGTCGGACCCTCAGTATTGCCTCAGGGGTGTGCTGACTTCCTTCCAGCTGCGTGTGGAGCCCCACCAGGGTATGTTCGGTGACGACACAGCCGCCAACAACATCAGGTTCCGCTGCAGCAGCAACCCCACCCTCACAGGCGCCGGCCTGGACTACGGCGAGTACAGCCTCTGGAGCCAGGATTGTGGCGATGGAGGAATCTGTGGCATCGAGACCAAGATGGAGGAATACCAGTACGGTCTGGATGACTCATCTCTCAATGACGTGCGCTTCCACTGTTGCGCCAAACTCCAGCAGGTGAGAAGATGGTTGTGA